A region from the Eriocheir sinensis breed Jianghai 21 unplaced genomic scaffold, ASM2467909v1 Scaffold656, whole genome shotgun sequence genome encodes:
- the LOC126993704 gene encoding zinc finger protein 84-like, whose protein sequence is MSAKSVGKDSLGRVTSTNTPTYSGGRAHECQECGKVFGQKSDLNRHTLTHTGERPHECLVCGKVFSRKGNLNTHTLTHTGKRPYECQECGKVFSRKSQLNGHTLTHTGERPHECQECGKVFTQKGNLNTHTLTHTGERPHECQECGKVFSRKSSLNTHTLIHTGERPHECQECGKVFSRKGQLNRHTLTHTGERPHECQECGKVFSRKSHLNRHTLTHTHECQECGKVFSRKSHLNTHTLTHTGERPHEWQEWGKVFSWKSDLNTHALTHTGERPHECQECGKVFTQKSNLNTHTLTHTGERPHKCQECGKVFTQKSHLNTHTLTHTGERPHECPECNRRFGVKGELNRHILTHTGERPHQCLECDRSFFSKAELNNHVVTHSDLREFKCDVCLKHFKTKRSIARHMKIHFP, encoded by the coding sequence atgagtgccaagagtgtgggaaaagactccctgggaagggtgacctcaacaaacacacccacatactCTGGTGGAAGagctcatgaatgccaagagtgtggcaaagtgtttggTCAGAAGAGTGACCTTAATAGacatacccttacacacactggtgaaagacctcatgaatgcctagtgtgtggcaaagtgttcagtaggaagggtaaccttaacacacacacccttacacacactggtaaaaGACCttatgaatgccaagagtgtggcaaagtgttcagtaggaagagtcaaCTTAAcggacacacccttacacacactggtgaaagacctcatgaatgccaagagtgtggcaaagtgttcactcagaaaggtaaccttaacacacacacccttacacacaccggtgaaagacctcatgaatgccaagagtgtggcaaagtgttcagtaggaagagtagccttaacacacacacccttatacacactggtgaaagacctcatgaatgccaagagtgtggcaaagtgttcagtaggaagggtCAActtaacagacacacccttacacacactggtgaaagacctcatgaatgccaagagtgtggcaaagtgttcagtaggaagagtcaccttaacagacacacccttacacacactcatgaatgccaagagtgtggcaaggtgttcagtaggaagagtcaccttaacacacacacccttacacacactggtgaaagacctcatgaatggcAGGAGTGGGGCAAAGTGTTCAGTTGGAAGAGTGACCTTAACACACacgcccttacacacactggtgaaagacctcatgaatgccaagagtgtggcaaagtgttcactcagaagagtaaccttaacacacacacccttacacacactggtgaaagacctcataaatgccaagagtgtggcaaagtgttcactcagaagagtcaccttaacacacacacccttacacacactggtgaaagacctcatgaatgccctgAGTGTAACAGAAGGTTCGGTGTGAAGGGTGAACTAAATagacacatacttacacacactggtgaaagacctcatcaATGCCTTGAGTGTGACAGAAGTTTCTTTTCTAAGGCTGAGTTGAACAACCACGTTGTCACACACTCTgatctgagagagttcaagtgtgatgtttgtctaaaacatttcaagaccaagcggagtattgccaggcacatgaagatccacttcccctga